In a genomic window of Enterobacter asburiae:
- the dppF gene encoding dipeptide ABC transporter ATP binding subunit DppF codes for MSTQQATTQQPLLQAIDLKKHYPVKKGIFAPERLVKALDGVSFTLERGKTLAVVGESGCGKSTLGRLLTMIEVPTGGELYYQGQDLLKHDPQAQKLRRQKIQIVFQNPYGSLNPRKKVGQILEEPLLINSNLSKEQRREKALAMMAKVGLKTEHYDRYPHMFSGGQRQRIAIARGLMLDPDVVIADEPVSALDVSVRAQVLNLMMDLQQELGLSYVFISHDLSVVEHIADEVMVMYLGRCVEKGTKDQIFNNPRHPYTQALLSATPRLNPDDRRERIKLTGELPSPLNPPPGCAFNARCSRRFGPCTQLQPQLKEYGGQLVACFAVDQDENGEKPHA; via the coding sequence ATGAGTACGCAACAGGCCACCACGCAACAGCCGCTGTTGCAGGCCATCGACCTGAAAAAACACTATCCGGTTAAAAAGGGGATTTTTGCCCCTGAACGCCTGGTGAAGGCGCTGGACGGCGTCTCCTTTACCCTCGAACGCGGTAAAACGCTGGCGGTGGTGGGGGAGTCAGGCTGCGGTAAATCCACGCTCGGTCGTCTGCTGACGATGATTGAAGTGCCGACCGGCGGTGAGCTCTATTATCAGGGGCAGGATCTGCTCAAGCACGATCCGCAGGCGCAGAAGCTGCGTCGCCAGAAAATCCAGATTGTGTTCCAGAACCCGTACGGTTCTCTGAACCCGCGTAAAAAAGTGGGACAGATTCTGGAAGAGCCGCTGCTGATTAACAGCAATCTGAGCAAAGAGCAACGCCGTGAGAAAGCCCTGGCGATGATGGCGAAGGTCGGCCTCAAAACCGAGCATTACGATCGCTACCCGCATATGTTCTCCGGCGGTCAGCGTCAGCGTATCGCTATTGCCCGCGGTCTGATGCTTGACCCGGACGTGGTGATTGCCGATGAGCCGGTTTCGGCGCTCGACGTCTCCGTACGCGCGCAGGTGCTGAACCTGATGATGGATCTCCAGCAGGAGCTGGGGCTCTCTTACGTGTTCATCTCCCACGACCTGTCGGTGGTGGAGCACATCGCTGACGAAGTGATGGTGATGTATCTGGGGCGCTGCGTGGAGAAGGGGACCAAAGATCAGATCTTTAATAACCCTCGTCACCCGTACACCCAGGCACTGCTGTCTGCCACGCCGCGTCTGAACCCGGACGATCGTCGTGAGCGCATTAAGCTGACGGGTGAACTGCCTAGTCCGCTGAATCCACCTCCGGGATGTGCATTCAACGCCCGGTGCAGCCGTCGCTTTGGCCCGTGCACCCAGCTCCAGCCGCAGCTGAAGGAGTATGGCGGGCAGCTGGTTGCCTGCTTCGCGGTCGATCAGGATGAAAACGGCGAGAAGCCCCATGCATAA
- the coaA gene encoding type I pantothenate kinase, with protein sequence MLMSKKEQTLMTPYLHFNRSQWAALRDSVPMTLTEGEIARLKGINEDLSLEEVAEIYLPLSRLLNFYISSNLRRQAVLEQFLGTNGQRIPYIISIAGSVAVGKSTTARVLQALLSRWPEHRSVELITTDGFLHPNEVLKERGLMKKKGFPLSYDMHRLVKFVSDLKSGVPHVTAPVYSHLIYDRIPDGDKTVVQPDILILEGLNVLQSGMDYPHDPHHVFVSDFVDFSIYVDAPEDLLQNWYINRFLKFREGAFTDPDSYFHHYAQLSEEEAINVATGLWNEINYVNLKENILPTRERASLILTKSEKHAVDQIRLRK encoded by the coding sequence ATGCTTATGAGCAAAAAAGAGCAAACGTTAATGACGCCTTATCTTCACTTTAACCGCAGCCAGTGGGCTGCCCTGCGTGATTCCGTCCCTATGACGCTGACGGAAGGTGAAATCGCACGGTTAAAAGGGATAAACGAAGATCTGTCCCTGGAAGAGGTGGCAGAAATTTATCTCCCCCTCTCTCGCTTGCTTAACTTCTATATCAGCTCCAACCTGCGCCGTCAGGCGGTGCTGGAGCAGTTCCTCGGCACGAACGGTCAGCGCATTCCTTATATCATTAGCATTGCAGGCAGCGTGGCCGTGGGTAAAAGCACCACCGCACGCGTACTGCAGGCGTTATTGAGCCGCTGGCCGGAACACCGCAGCGTTGAGTTGATCACGACCGACGGCTTCCTGCACCCGAACGAAGTATTAAAAGAACGCGGGCTGATGAAGAAGAAGGGCTTCCCGCTCTCTTATGATATGCACCGTCTGGTGAAATTTGTCTCTGACCTGAAATCTGGCGTGCCTCACGTCACGGCGCCGGTCTATTCACACCTGATCTACGACCGCATCCCGGATGGGGATAAAACGGTAGTCCAGCCGGACATCCTGATTCTTGAAGGTTTGAACGTGCTGCAAAGCGGAATGGATTATCCACATGACCCGCATCATGTGTTCGTTTCGGATTTCGTCGATTTCTCTATCTATGTTGATGCGCCGGAAGACCTGCTGCAGAACTGGTATATCAACCGCTTCCTGAAGTTCCGTGAAGGGGCATTCACCGACCCGGACTCCTATTTCCACCACTACGCCCAGCTTTCTGAAGAAGAAGCGATTAATGTGGCGACGGGGCTGTGGAATGAGATCAACTACGTGAACCTCAAAGAGAACATCCTGCCGACGCGCGAGCGTGCGAGCCTGATCCTCACCAAGAGCGAGAAGCACGCCGTCGACCAGATTCGCCTGCGGAAATAG